The DNA region GCCGAACTCGGCGCCGAGTTCCTCGATACGCGTGAGCAGATGTTCGTGCGCAGCGTTCTTGATGTCCTGGAACTGCTGGCTATGCGCGAACGAAGGCGCGTCGTCGGCAAATTCGATGTCTTTTGCCATCGTCTATGACCGCTTGTGAGTGGTTGGAATGAGGCGCTTGAGCGCGCCGAGAGCCGATTTGCCGCGTGCCTGACGAGCGCTGCGCTGCGCGCCGCCGAGCCGCTCGATCAACGGTTCGAGCGCGCGCACATACGGATCGCGCGCGGCGACATCGGCCAGCAGATGCCCCTGATTGACCGCCTGGCCGAGCGCGACACGCCGCTCCGGCAAGGTGGCGAGCAACGCAATGTCCAGTCGCTGCGCGATCTGCGCGGCCGCCAGGCCCAGATCGGCGTCGAACTTGTTGACGATCAACTGCACGTTCGCGGTATCCACGCCCTCTTCGCGCAATGCGTCGAGCACGCCGACGGCCGACACGATCGAAGCCACGCCCTGATCGCACAGCAGCCAGGTTTCGTCGGCGGCCTGCACGACATGAGCGATGAACTCGACATTGGTGAAGCCGCCGAGATCGACGATCTGCTGGTCGAAAAACGCACGCAGGCGGCTCAGCAAGCCGATCGACGACGAGTACGACACCTCGCGCATGTCGGCCAGGTTCGGCGGCAGCGTGGTGAGCGCAAGGCCGCTCGCGTGGTGCGACAGCGCGGTATGCACGAAAGTCTGATCGAAGCGGCGCAGGTTGCGCACGGCTTCGACGAAATTGAATTCACTGCGCGTATTCAGGAGCAGCGAGGCGTCCGCAGCCGGCAGGCCGAGATCGAGCAACGCCGCTTGCCGGCCCTGCGCGACGTCGCGCCGTTGCAGCATCACCGAAAGATTCGCGGCCAGCGTGCTCACGCCCATGCCGACGCGCGCGCCCAGCAGCGCGGTGACATGGCCATGGCGGCTAACCGGCTCGACGAGGTTGTCGAGCACCTGGCGCGTGATTCGCAGAGCGTCTTCGCGGGGCGCCGTCAGATCGATGAAGTCGCGCACGCCGGCACGCAACGCGGCCAGCGCGCTTTCGGGTTCCGCGAGCGAGCCCAGCGCGACGATCTGCATGCTGGGATAGGCGGCGCGCACCGCGCTCGCGGCAGCGCTCGCCGCCGCGGCGCGGCCGCAGGAAAAATCGACGAACACCAGCGACGGATTGAGCGTCGCGATGCGCTGTGTCAGCATCGACGGATCGAGCGTGGCCGTTTCGACCACACCGGCGCCCACCAGCGTATCGGCGAGCCAATGCACGTGTTCGTCGGTGAGCGACGCGAACACGAAATAGTCGGTGACCGCCCGTTCAGTCAATGAATGCGTTCTCGCGTTCATGTTGGACTTCCTTATGCGGCATAGGCGACAAAGCCCCCGCGTCGTACTGCTTGCCGGCGGGCCCACGCGGTTCGCGCGCACGCCGGCTCACCCCTGTATTCATCCGGCGCACTGCAAGAGCGCCTGCCGGCTTCACTTCGAAAATCCCGGCGACGAATCGCGCGCCGCCACGCCGCCGATCAGCGAGCGCCACACCGGCCCATTGCGCTGTTCGGACTGCTCGCCCGGCGTCGACGGCAAGGTCGCGCCCTTGGCGAGCGGCGAGACCAGATGCGGCGTCACGATGATCACCAGCTCTTTCTCGTTCTGCTGATAGTTCAACTGTTTGAAGAACGTGCCGATCACGGGCAGGTCGCCGAGCAACGGCACTTTCGCAACATTCGAAGCCGTCTCGCGGTCGATCAGGCCGCCGATCACGAAGCTCTCGCCATCGCCGAGTTCGACGGTGGTGTCCGCACGCCGCGTGATGAACGCGGGCACCGACACGCCGCTGATCGTCACGGCGTTGGCGAAGTCCAGCTGGCTCGCCTCCGGCGCCACTTTCAACGCAATGCGCTGTGGGCTCAGCACGGTGGGCGTGAGCGTGAGCCCGACGCCATACGGCTTGAATTCGATCGAGGTCGAACCGAGCGCCTGCGGCACCGGAATCGGCACCTCGCCACCGGCGAGAAAACTCGCGCTCTGGCCGGACAGGGCGACCAGGGTCGGCTCGGCCAGCACGCGCGCGAGGTTGTTGCTCTCGAGCAGGCTCAGGTTCGCGAACAGCCCATGCGTGGCGGAGTTGAAAATCAGGTTGAACGCCGAGGAGATCGGCGTCACGCCGGTCAGACTCGGCGCCTGCCCCGCCGTGGCCGATACCGAAGTCAAAGCCGACGGCGCGAACGAGCCGAAGGTGAAGCCGTTGTTCTGCTTGAAGAAGTTAAAGCCCACTTCCTTCAACACCGAGCGGCTGAACTCGACCACCCGCACGTCCACCTGCACGACCGCGCGGCTCGCCACCATCGAGGTGTCGAATACCGCCCCATCCTTGCCGAGCGACCCCTCGGCCGCGACCACGGCGCGCTGGTGGGCCTCCATCGTCGCGGACGTGCCCGACACCACGGCCGTGCCGCCGAGCACCTTCACAGCCGGCGTATCCGGTCCCAGCAACGACGCCGCGGCCGGCGTGGTCACGTCGACGGTGTACTGCAGCGGCGCGTCACGGTCGCGCGCCCACAGCATCAGGTTCGTCGTGCCTGCCGCCTTGCCGACCAGCAGCACGCCGCCGCGCTTGTCGCCCTTGATGATCAGCACGTCGGCCACCGACGGATCGCCGATCGCCACACGCTGCAGCGTATGGCCGACGGCGATCTGCTGCTGCGCGCCGACCGTCAGCGCGATGGTCTGCGCAGGCGCGGCGAGCGTTGGCTGGCCCGGCTGAGCCGCTTGTGCGGCTTGCGTCGCTTGCCCGCGCTGCGCCGGCCCCGCCGCATCCGTCACGGTCGATACGGCCAGCAAGGCCATCCCGAGCCACGCCGCCTTGCGGAAAACAAAAATCCGTTCTGTCATGTAGTTATGGACGCGACCGGCCGCCCGCTCCCTGAAACTGCTTTACCAGGCGACCGTCTCGGCTCGCCCACCCCGTATCACTTCGATACCGCTCTTTGTACTGTTGGTATTGCCCGCCACGCGCGTCGGCGGCATGCGCGGCAGCGGCGGCAGCCTCGAGGCGGCGCCCGCGTTGCCCCCATTGGCGCTGCCCGACAAGGTGTCGAGCGCCACGCCGGCCGCGGCGCGGGTCGAATCCTGGAGCGGCTCGGCGGCGCCCGCGTGAACCGCCGTCTTGAGCACGCCCGGATAGGCCGGCAAAACGCTTTGATCGATTACTTCGGCATCCTTCGGATTACGCAATGCGAAGATCAGACGGCCCGCGCTTTCCGCGAGCGTCAGACGATCGACATCGGCGACCGGCACGGCGAGCACCGCCGTGCGAATCATGCCG from Paraburkholderia aromaticivorans includes:
- a CDS encoding fimbrial protein; the encoded protein is MNARTHSLTERAVTDYFVFASLTDEHVHWLADTLVGAGVVETATLDPSMLTQRIATLNPSLVFVDFSCGRAAAASAAASAVRAAYPSMQIVALGSLAEPESALAALRAGVRDFIDLTAPREDALRITRQVLDNLVEPVSRHGHVTALLGARVGMGVSTLAANLSVMLQRRDVAQGRQAALLDLGLPAADASLLLNTRSEFNFVEAVRNLRRFDQTFVHTALSHHASGLALTTLPPNLADMREVSYSSSIGLLSRLRAFFDQQIVDLGGFTNVEFIAHVVQAADETWLLCDQGVASIVSAVGVLDALREEGVDTANVQLIVNKFDADLGLAAAQIAQRLDIALLATLPERRVALGQAVNQGHLLADVAARDPYVRALEPLIERLGGAQRSARQARGKSALGALKRLIPTTHKRS
- a CDS encoding type II and III secretion system protein family protein; amino-acid sequence: MTERIFVFRKAAWLGMALLAVSTVTDAAGPAQRGQATQAAQAAQPGQPTLAAPAQTIALTVGAQQQIAVGHTLQRVAIGDPSVADVLIIKGDKRGGVLLVGKAAGTTNLMLWARDRDAPLQYTVDVTTPAAASLLGPDTPAVKVLGGTAVVSGTSATMEAHQRAVVAAEGSLGKDGAVFDTSMVASRAVVQVDVRVVEFSRSVLKEVGFNFFKQNNGFTFGSFAPSALTSVSATAGQAPSLTGVTPISSAFNLIFNSATHGLFANLSLLESNNLARVLAEPTLVALSGQSASFLAGGEVPIPVPQALGSTSIEFKPYGVGLTLTPTVLSPQRIALKVAPEASQLDFANAVTISGVSVPAFITRRADTTVELGDGESFVIGGLIDRETASNVAKVPLLGDLPVIGTFFKQLNYQQNEKELVIIVTPHLVSPLAKGATLPSTPGEQSEQRNGPVWRSLIGGVAARDSSPGFSK